Proteins encoded within one genomic window of Saccharopolyspora pogona:
- a CDS encoding sensor histidine kinase: protein MPSADDRNWFGRVRPRWSLARQLFVLQVVVVAIVVLTGALLAWYDAGQRNEEKAADKVVTVARVLAAQPAVRDGLTAPNPTATLQPLAERVRAETGVDFITIMSPAGIRYTHPDPTRIGQPFIGHIEQAVAGQVFTETYTGTLGPSVRAVVPVYDDAHRLVGLVSDGITVQMLTAELREQVTVLVVVAVGALLVGGLLTYLVSARIRRHTHGLQPAELSRMYEYHDAILHAVREGLLLVAPSGRITLCNDGAAVLLSLDPVETEGKHVSELGLPQSLVETLATGRAVRDEVHLTDDRVLLVNVSQIRSGERDLGTVVTLRDHTELQALSGELDSMRGFAESLRSQAHESANRLHTVVSLIELGRAEEAVAFATAELRLAQQLTDRVVGAVGESVLAAVLLGKSAEAGERGVEVVLSADTEIDDVDVGHIDSRDLVTILGNLIDNAVEATMESARPRVEVTLRSTEDGVLIRVADNGPGVDPGSAQRVFQRGWSTKDDGRGLGLALVGQSVRRHRGSIDVHNEGGAVFTVLLPSRSGCRGSDAAR, encoded by the coding sequence ATGCCTTCCGCCGATGACCGGAACTGGTTCGGCCGCGTCCGGCCACGCTGGAGCCTGGCCCGCCAGCTGTTCGTGCTCCAGGTGGTCGTCGTGGCCATCGTGGTGCTCACCGGAGCCCTGCTGGCCTGGTACGACGCTGGGCAGCGCAACGAGGAGAAGGCCGCGGACAAGGTCGTCACGGTGGCCCGCGTCCTGGCCGCGCAGCCCGCGGTGCGCGACGGGCTGACCGCGCCGAACCCGACGGCCACGCTGCAGCCGCTGGCCGAACGCGTCCGGGCCGAGACCGGCGTCGATTTCATCACGATCATGTCCCCGGCCGGCATCCGCTACACGCACCCGGACCCGACGCGCATCGGGCAGCCGTTCATCGGGCACATCGAGCAGGCCGTGGCCGGGCAGGTGTTCACCGAGACCTACACCGGCACGCTCGGCCCGTCGGTGCGCGCGGTGGTGCCGGTCTACGACGACGCGCACCGGCTGGTGGGACTGGTGTCGGACGGCATCACGGTGCAGATGCTCACCGCCGAGCTGCGCGAGCAGGTGACCGTGCTGGTCGTGGTCGCGGTGGGGGCGCTGCTGGTCGGCGGGCTGCTCACGTACCTGGTCAGCGCCCGGATCCGGCGCCACACCCACGGGCTGCAGCCGGCCGAGCTCAGCCGCATGTACGAGTACCACGACGCGATCCTGCACGCGGTGCGCGAGGGATTGCTGCTGGTGGCGCCGTCCGGGCGGATCACGTTGTGCAACGATGGTGCCGCTGTGTTGCTCTCGCTGGATCCCGTCGAAACCGAAGGCAAGCACGTGTCCGAGCTCGGCCTCCCGCAGTCCCTTGTGGAGACTCTCGCGACGGGGCGGGCAGTGCGCGACGAGGTCCACCTGACCGACGACCGCGTGCTGCTGGTCAACGTCTCGCAGATCCGCAGCGGCGAGCGCGACCTGGGCACCGTGGTCACGCTGCGCGACCACACCGAACTGCAGGCGTTGAGTGGCGAGCTCGACTCGATGCGCGGGTTCGCCGAGTCGCTGCGCTCCCAGGCCCACGAGTCGGCGAACCGGCTGCACACCGTGGTGTCGCTGATCGAGCTGGGCCGCGCCGAGGAAGCCGTCGCGTTCGCCACCGCCGAGCTGCGGCTCGCCCAGCAGCTGACCGATCGGGTGGTCGGGGCGGTCGGCGAGTCGGTGCTCGCCGCGGTGCTGCTGGGCAAGAGCGCCGAGGCAGGGGAGCGCGGAGTGGAGGTCGTGTTGAGCGCCGACACTGAGATCGACGACGTCGACGTGGGGCACATCGACTCCCGGGACCTGGTGACCATCCTCGGGAACCTGATCGACAACGCCGTCGAGGCGACGATGGAAAGCGCGCGCCCGCGAGTGGAGGTGACCCTCCGGTCCACTGAGGACGGTGTGCTGATCCGGGTCGCCGACAACGGGCCGGGGGTCGATCCGGGGAGCGCGCAGCGGGTCTTCCAGCGCGGTTGGTCGACGAAGGATGACGGCCGCGGGCTCGGGCTCGCGCTGGTCGGGCAGAGCGTGCGCCGCCACCGCGGCAGCATCGACGTGCACAACGAGGGCGGCGCGGTGTTCACCGTGCTGTTGCCCAGCCGTTCGGGGTGCCGGGGATCGGACGCGGCTCGGTGA
- a CDS encoding response regulator, with amino-acid sequence MISVLVVEDDPLVGEAHETYVNRVAGFAVAGRVRTGQEALRFVERTSVDLVLLDLRLPDMDGLQVARALRTAGSNADVIAVTSARDLKVVRAAVSSGVVQYLLKPFTFAAMREKLEHYARFRASLGHDREVSSQAEIDRAFSALRGVDRAALPKGMGEETLAAVVSGLRANPGGAPAGAVGEAIGVSRVTARRYLEYLVNKGMAERRPLYGAVGRPEMAYRWIGEA; translated from the coding sequence GTGATCTCGGTCCTCGTCGTCGAAGACGACCCGCTGGTGGGTGAGGCGCACGAGACCTATGTCAACCGCGTTGCCGGCTTCGCGGTGGCCGGCCGGGTCCGCACCGGCCAGGAAGCCCTGCGGTTCGTCGAACGCACCTCGGTCGACCTGGTGCTGCTCGACCTGCGGCTGCCCGACATGGACGGGCTGCAGGTCGCGCGGGCGCTGCGTACCGCGGGCAGCAACGCCGATGTGATCGCGGTGACCTCGGCCCGCGACCTCAAGGTGGTCCGGGCCGCGGTCTCCAGCGGCGTGGTGCAGTACCTCCTCAAGCCGTTCACGTTCGCGGCGATGCGGGAGAAGCTGGAGCACTACGCGCGCTTCCGGGCCAGCCTGGGGCACGATCGGGAGGTAAGCAGCCAGGCCGAGATCGACCGGGCGTTCTCCGCGCTACGCGGCGTCGACCGAGCGGCGTTGCCGAAGGGCATGGGCGAGGAGACGCTCGCGGCGGTCGTCTCGGGGCTGCGCGCCAACCCCGGGGGAGCTCCGGCGGGGGCGGTCGGCGAAGCCATCGGGGTGTCGCGGGTGACCGCCCGCCGGTACCTGGAATACCTGGTCAACAAGGGCATGGCTGAGCGCCGCCCGCTCTACGGCGCGGTCGGCCGCCCCGAGATGGCCTACCGCTGGATCGGCGAAGCCTGA
- the priA gene encoding bifunctional 1-(5-phosphoribosyl)-5-((5-phosphoribosylamino)methylideneamino)imidazole-4-carboxamide isomerase/phosphoribosylanthranilate isomerase PriA encodes MTFTLLPAVDVADGQAVRLVQGAAGTETSYGDPLEAALAWQRAGAEWIHLVDLDAAFGRGSNRALLAEVTGKLDVQVELSGGIRNDASLEAALATGCARVNLGTAALENPQWADRVVAEYGERVAVGLDVRITEQGHRLAARGWTKDGGDLWEVLARLDAAGCRRYVVTDVSKDGTLQGPNIALLREVCARTEAPVIASGGVSSVDDLVELSKLASVGLEGSIVGKALYARNFTLEEALAAVR; translated from the coding sequence GTGACATTCACGCTACTTCCCGCTGTTGACGTTGCCGACGGTCAGGCAGTGCGCCTCGTGCAGGGTGCCGCCGGTACCGAGACCTCCTACGGAGACCCGCTGGAGGCCGCGCTGGCCTGGCAGCGCGCGGGGGCGGAGTGGATCCATCTGGTCGACCTGGACGCCGCGTTCGGCCGGGGCTCGAACCGGGCGCTGCTGGCCGAGGTGACCGGCAAGCTCGACGTGCAGGTGGAGCTCTCCGGTGGCATCCGCAACGACGCCTCGCTGGAGGCCGCGCTGGCCACCGGCTGCGCGCGGGTCAACCTCGGCACCGCCGCGCTGGAGAACCCGCAGTGGGCGGACCGGGTGGTCGCCGAGTACGGCGAGCGGGTCGCGGTCGGGCTGGACGTGCGGATCACCGAGCAGGGCCACCGGTTGGCCGCGCGCGGCTGGACCAAGGACGGCGGCGACCTGTGGGAGGTGCTGGCCCGGCTGGACGCCGCCGGCTGCCGCCGCTACGTGGTCACCGACGTCAGCAAGGACGGCACGCTGCAGGGGCCGAACATCGCGCTGTTGCGCGAGGTCTGCGCCCGTACCGAAGCTCCGGTGATCGCCTCCGGCGGTGTGTCCAGTGTGGACGACTTGGTGGAGCTGTCGAAGCTCGCGTCGGTCGGCCTGGAGGGCTCGATCGTCGGAAAGGCGCTCTACGCCCGGAACTTCACGCTCGAAGAGGCCCTCGCAGCCGTGCGCTGA
- a CDS encoding cation:dicarboxylate symporter family transporter gives MASNDAAQTHRRDRTHYLYIAVIAAVVAGIAVGFIAPDLGKALKPLGTGFVNLIKMMISPVIFCTIVLGVGGVRKAAKVGKVGGLALAYFMVMSVVALVIGLLVGNVLHPGEGLHITDSLRGQGAQQAGDGAESTADFLLGIIPHTLVSSLTEGQVLQTLLVALLAGFALQAMGDKGAPILRGIEHIQRLVFKMLAMVMWAAPVGAFGAIAAVVGATGVQALKGLAVIMLGFYTTCLLFVFLVLGPVLWMFARVNIFSLLRYLGREFLLIVSTSSSEAALPRLIAKMEHLGVSKPVVGITVPTGYSFNLDGTMIYLTMASLFIASALGDPLALGEQVGLLLFMMIASKGAAGVSGAGLATLAGGLQSHRPELLDGVGLIVGIDRFMSEARALTNFAGNAVATVLIGAWTKEIDRDQMKQVFAGESPFNEQSFVDDGHGGATPADEEPEKVAAATKS, from the coding sequence GTGGCAAGCAACGACGCTGCGCAGACACACCGTCGGGATCGAACGCATTACCTGTACATCGCGGTGATCGCCGCAGTCGTGGCAGGCATCGCCGTCGGCTTCATCGCGCCCGACCTCGGCAAGGCCCTCAAGCCGCTGGGTACCGGGTTCGTCAACCTGATCAAGATGATGATCTCGCCGGTCATCTTCTGCACCATCGTGCTCGGCGTGGGCGGCGTGCGGAAGGCCGCCAAGGTCGGCAAGGTAGGCGGCCTCGCGCTGGCCTACTTCATGGTCATGTCCGTGGTGGCGCTGGTCATCGGCCTGCTGGTGGGCAACGTGCTGCACCCCGGTGAGGGCCTGCACATCACCGACTCGCTGCGCGGCCAGGGTGCACAGCAGGCCGGTGACGGCGCCGAGAGCACCGCCGACTTCCTGCTCGGGATCATCCCGCACACCCTCGTTTCCTCGTTGACCGAGGGACAGGTGCTGCAGACGCTGCTGGTCGCATTGCTGGCCGGTTTCGCGCTGCAGGCGATGGGCGACAAGGGCGCGCCGATCCTGCGCGGCATCGAGCACATCCAGCGGCTGGTGTTCAAGATGCTGGCGATGGTCATGTGGGCGGCGCCGGTCGGCGCGTTCGGTGCGATCGCCGCGGTCGTCGGCGCGACCGGGGTGCAGGCGCTCAAGGGCCTGGCCGTGATCATGCTCGGCTTCTACACCACCTGCCTGCTGTTCGTGTTCCTGGTGCTGGGCCCGGTCCTGTGGATGTTCGCGCGGGTCAACATCTTCTCGCTGCTGCGCTACCTGGGACGCGAGTTCCTGCTGATCGTGTCCACCTCGTCGTCGGAGGCGGCGCTGCCACGGCTGATCGCGAAGATGGAGCACCTCGGGGTGAGCAAGCCGGTGGTGGGCATCACGGTGCCGACCGGCTATTCGTTCAACCTGGACGGCACCATGATCTACCTGACCATGGCGTCGCTGTTCATCGCGAGCGCGCTGGGCGACCCGCTGGCGCTGGGCGAGCAGGTCGGGCTGCTGCTGTTCATGATGATCGCCTCGAAGGGCGCGGCGGGCGTCAGCGGCGCCGGGCTGGCCACCCTGGCCGGCGGGCTGCAGTCGCACCGGCCGGAACTGCTGGACGGCGTCGGCCTGATCGTGGGCATCGACCGGTTCATGTCCGAGGCGCGGGCGCTGACCAACTTCGCGGGCAACGCGGTCGCGACCGTCCTCATCGGCGCGTGGACCAAGGAGATCGACCGCGACCAGATGAAGCAGGTGTTCGCGGGCGAGAGCCCGTTCAACGAGCAGTCCTTCGTCGACGATGGCCACGGCGGCGCCACCCCGGCCGACGAAGAACCCGAAAAGGTCGCGGCGGCAACGAAGAGCTGA
- the soxR gene encoding redox-sensitive transcriptional activator SoxR, whose amino-acid sequence MSKLPKLLTIGEVAHRSGIAQTALRFYEQRGLIATTRTSGNQRRYDRSVLRRLAFIRSAQRVGLSLEQISEALATLPEDHAPTKADWARLSRRWRDELDARIDGLQRLRDRLTGCIGCGCLSLRTCALHNADDKLAEFGPGAPLLRPIADRP is encoded by the coding sequence GTGTCCAAGCTACCGAAACTGCTGACCATCGGAGAGGTCGCACACCGCAGCGGGATCGCCCAGACCGCGCTGCGCTTCTACGAGCAGCGCGGCCTGATCGCCACCACCCGGACCTCCGGGAACCAGCGCCGCTACGACCGCTCGGTGCTGCGCCGGCTGGCGTTCATCCGCTCCGCGCAACGGGTCGGCCTGAGCCTGGAGCAGATTTCCGAGGCGCTGGCGACGCTGCCGGAGGACCACGCTCCGACCAAGGCAGACTGGGCGCGGCTGTCCCGCCGCTGGCGGGACGAGCTGGACGCCCGGATCGACGGCCTGCAACGGCTTCGCGACCGCCTGACCGGCTGCATCGGCTGCGGCTGCCTCTCGCTGCGCACCTGCGCCCTGCACAATGCCGACGACAAGCTGGCGGAATTCGGCCCGGGAGCACCCCTCCTCCGCCCCATAGCCGACCGCCCCTGA
- the hisH gene encoding imidazole glycerol phosphate synthase subunit HisH: MARVVILDYGSGNLRSAERALQRVGADVEVTADHRAAMEADGLVVPGVGAFAACMEGLLHVGGDKIIDHRLAGDRPVLGICVGMQVLFDEGVEHGMQANGCGQWPGTVERLQADILPHMGWNEVQPPAGSTLFAGIEPGTRFYFVHSFGVRKWQLPPSDAIAPPLVTWAEHGEPFVAAVENGPLAATQFHPEKSGEAGARLLRNWLDSL, translated from the coding sequence GTGGCACGAGTCGTCATCTTGGACTACGGATCAGGCAACCTCCGCTCCGCCGAACGCGCGCTCCAGCGCGTCGGGGCCGACGTCGAGGTGACCGCCGACCATCGTGCCGCGATGGAGGCCGACGGGCTGGTCGTTCCCGGTGTCGGGGCGTTCGCCGCGTGCATGGAGGGCCTGCTCCACGTCGGCGGCGACAAGATCATCGACCACCGGCTGGCCGGCGACCGCCCCGTCCTGGGGATCTGCGTCGGCATGCAGGTGCTCTTCGACGAGGGCGTCGAGCACGGCATGCAGGCCAACGGCTGCGGCCAGTGGCCGGGCACCGTCGAGCGGCTGCAGGCCGACATCCTGCCGCACATGGGCTGGAACGAGGTGCAGCCGCCGGCGGGCAGCACCCTGTTCGCCGGGATCGAGCCGGGCACCCGGTTCTACTTCGTGCACTCCTTCGGCGTCCGCAAGTGGCAGCTGCCGCCGTCGGACGCGATCGCGCCGCCGCTGGTGACCTGGGCCGAGCACGGCGAACCGTTCGTCGCCGCAGTGGAGAACGGGCCTCTGGCAGCGACCCAGTTCCACCCGGAGAAGTCCGGGGAGGCGGGCGCGCGGCTGCTGCGGAACTGGCTGGACAGCCTGTGA